In Sphingopyxis sp. 113P3, one DNA window encodes the following:
- a CDS encoding DNA-methyltransferase encodes MSAAPGKIRDAIIGYMEALGGDASIKQISEAISVHLGPVRPSSVRSYLNLNVGRVFERTARGRYRLVGDAENVHRVGLEPAVEHEKAVLYHADCFDWLAAREEASIHAVVTDPPYGLTEYSPRELSKLRNGQGGVWRIPPSFDGHRRSPLPRFTIMSDEDRKELHAFFRRFGALVARAIVPGGNVLVATNPLLQHVVASAMTEGGLELRGSIARLTMTMRGGDRPKNAHEEFAEVSVMPRSQWEPWVVLRRPLEGRVQDNLRKWKTGGFRRPSDDRPFGDVIKSSPTSAAERAIAPHPSLKPQDFMRQVVRGSLPLGEGVVVDPFAGSGSTLAAANAVGYASIGVEADPKFVRLAAEAIPKLGSLR; translated from the coding sequence ATGTCCGCAGCACCGGGGAAGATCAGGGACGCCATCATTGGCTACATGGAGGCGCTTGGGGGCGACGCTTCGATCAAACAGATCAGTGAAGCCATCAGCGTTCACCTGGGCCCGGTGCGTCCGTCGTCGGTTCGCTCCTATCTGAACCTGAACGTCGGCCGGGTGTTCGAGCGAACCGCGCGCGGCCGCTATCGGCTCGTGGGCGACGCAGAGAACGTCCACCGGGTCGGGCTTGAACCGGCCGTCGAGCATGAGAAGGCCGTGCTGTACCATGCCGACTGTTTCGATTGGCTGGCTGCCCGAGAGGAGGCGTCCATTCACGCGGTCGTCACGGACCCGCCCTACGGGCTGACGGAGTATAGCCCAAGGGAGCTGAGCAAGCTCCGAAATGGGCAGGGGGGTGTTTGGCGCATTCCCCCGTCGTTCGACGGCCACCGTCGCTCCCCGCTCCCCCGGTTCACCATCATGTCGGACGAAGACCGCAAGGAGCTCCACGCCTTCTTTCGTCGGTTCGGTGCCCTCGTCGCTCGCGCGATCGTGCCAGGCGGCAACGTGCTCGTCGCGACCAACCCGCTCTTGCAGCACGTCGTGGCCTCAGCAATGACGGAGGGCGGCCTTGAGCTGCGCGGCAGCATCGCCCGGCTCACCATGACCATGCGTGGCGGTGATCGCCCGAAGAACGCGCACGAGGAGTTTGCTGAGGTGAGCGTTATGCCGCGCTCGCAATGGGAGCCTTGGGTGGTGCTGCGCCGCCCCCTTGAAGGGCGGGTCCAGGACAATCTTCGCAAATGGAAGACGGGCGGCTTTCGGCGACCGTCGGACGACCGGCCCTTTGGCGACGTTATCAAGTCGAGCCCCACCTCGGCAGCGGAGCGCGCCATCGCGCCCCACCCGTCGCTCAAGCCGCAGGACTTCATGCGGCAAGTCGTGCGCGGCTCGCTCCCCCTTGGTGAGGGAGTAGTCGTGGACCCGTTCGCCGGATCAGGATCGACCCTCGCCGCCGCGAATGCGGTGGGCTATGCAAGTATCGGTGTTGAGGCAGACCCAAAGTTTGTCAGGCTGGCGGCAGAGGCCATCCCGAAGCTGGGCTCACTGCGCTAG
- a CDS encoding IS5 family transposase (programmed frameshift), with amino-acid sequence MRRRFELTDFEWSVIEPLLPNKPRGVPRVDDRRVINGILWRFRTGSPWADIPERYGPHTTCYNRFVRWRKAGVWDRLLTAVSHAFDGELVMIDSSSIRVHQHGATFKKGDPNRCMGRSRGGLTTKIHALVDGRGLPIQLHLSEGQASDCKQADPLLGAVPEGSTFLADKAYDSDAIRARITAQGGFANIPAKRNRRQGFVFSTFLYRYRNLIERFFGKLKHARGLATRYDKRADNFLAAIKLFSARLWINAYESTA; translated from the exons ATGCGTCGCCGTTTTGAGCTGACAGATTTCGAATGGTCTGTGATCGAGCCGCTGCTTCCGAACAAGCCGCGGGGCGTGCCACGTGTGGATGATCGCCGGGTGATCAACGGGATATTGTGGCGGTTCCGCACAGGCAGCCCCTGGGCGGATATTCCGGAACGCTATGGTCCACACACCACCTGCTACAATCGCTTCGTGCGCTGGCGCAAAGCCGGTGTGTGGGATCGGCTGCTGACGGCAGTTTCCCATGCCTTCGACGGCGAGTTGGTGATGATCGACAGTTCCTCCATCCGGGTCCACCAGCACGGTGCGACCT TTAAAAAGGGGGACCCAAATCGCTGCATGGGACGTTCCCGCGGCGGTTTGACGACCAAGATCCACGCACTGGTTGATGGACGAGGCCTGCCGATCCAGCTGCACTTGTCCGAAGGACAGGCGAGCGATTGCAAACAAGCTGATCCGCTGCTCGGCGCCGTGCCGGAAGGCAGCACCTTCCTCGCCGACAAGGCCTATGACAGCGACGCCATCCGCGCGCGGATCACAGCACAAGGCGGCTTCGCCAACATTCCCGCCAAGCGCAATCGCAGGCAGGGCTTTGTGTTCAGCACCTTCCTCTACCGATATCGCAACCTGATCGAACGCTTCTTCGGAAAACTCAAACACGCCAGAGGCTTGGCCACCCGATACGACAAGCGAGCCGACAACTTCCTCGCCGCCATCAAGCTCTTCTCAGCACGCCTCTGGATCAACGCTTATGAGTCCACGGCCTAG
- a CDS encoding AAA family ATPase — protein MIEAISPTPYQSTVLAVPEKWNLLLAGGRGGGKSTAALLLILRHVEKYGAQARPLVVRETHKAVTELEEQLDQLLSTAYGKGVRHNRAEHTFRLPNGAIVECGQLDGPNAYKKFQGRSFTLLVIDEFGLVRDRRWVDLLKSNLRAPEGIPLREVRTANPGGPLHALIHQNFIAKSLAWHPYQVDGETWVNCPSTLTDNPHLDHEDYERRLKAACGNDEELFRAWVNGDWNIARGAYFGGALDERIHRLPVAWPYPVVRKAWRPFLAMDWGSSAPSVTYVCLKAPGDVGPFPKDSLILLDELATVHPNDPNLGLNWPPGKLAEAIKEMCGRWGVHPHGVGDDAYGLEDTLLNVLQRHGIALQRPRKERVAGWAAMRERLYNAKERNGLPGMWITARCRYFWQTVPFLERDSSRPEDVMTDGPDHAADAARYAVMHANVRWGTGRVSAGNY, from the coding sequence ATGATCGAGGCCATCTCGCCCACACCCTACCAGTCCACCGTCCTTGCGGTCCCTGAGAAATGGAACCTGCTGCTGGCCGGTGGCCGTGGTGGCGGCAAGTCCACCGCTGCCCTGCTGCTGATCCTGCGCCACGTTGAGAAATACGGCGCACAGGCCCGGCCCCTTGTCGTTCGCGAGACGCACAAGGCCGTGACCGAGCTTGAAGAACAGCTCGATCAGCTCCTCTCGACCGCCTACGGCAAGGGCGTCCGCCACAACCGCGCCGAACACACCTTCCGGCTGCCCAATGGGGCCATCGTGGAGTGCGGGCAGCTCGACGGGCCCAACGCCTACAAGAAATTCCAGGGCCGCTCGTTCACGTTGCTCGTGATCGACGAGTTCGGCCTGGTGCGTGATCGCCGCTGGGTTGACCTTCTCAAGTCCAACCTGCGCGCGCCCGAAGGCATCCCCTTGCGAGAGGTTCGTACTGCCAACCCCGGTGGGCCGCTTCACGCGCTCATTCACCAGAATTTCATCGCCAAGTCGCTCGCCTGGCACCCGTATCAGGTCGATGGCGAGACCTGGGTGAATTGCCCCTCGACGCTCACCGACAATCCGCACCTCGACCATGAGGATTACGAGCGCCGGTTGAAGGCCGCCTGCGGTAACGACGAAGAGCTGTTCCGCGCCTGGGTGAACGGCGACTGGAACATTGCGCGCGGGGCCTATTTCGGCGGGGCGCTGGACGAGCGCATTCACCGGCTCCCAGTGGCATGGCCGTATCCCGTCGTTCGCAAGGCATGGCGGCCGTTCCTCGCGATGGATTGGGGCAGCTCTGCGCCGTCCGTCACCTATGTCTGCCTCAAGGCTCCGGGCGACGTGGGCCCGTTCCCAAAAGACAGCCTGATCTTGCTCGACGAGCTTGCCACCGTTCACCCCAACGATCCCAACCTTGGGCTCAACTGGCCGCCCGGCAAGCTGGCCGAAGCGATCAAGGAAATGTGCGGCCGGTGGGGTGTGCATCCGCATGGCGTTGGCGACGACGCCTACGGGCTCGAAGACACGCTGCTCAACGTCCTGCAACGCCACGGCATTGCCCTACAACGCCCGCGCAAGGAGCGCGTGGCTGGCTGGGCCGCAATGCGCGAGCGCCTCTACAACGCAAAGGAGCGGAACGGCCTTCCGGGCATGTGGATCACCGCCCGGTGCCGGTACTTCTGGCAGACCGTCCCCTTCCTCGAACGTGACTCGTCCCGGCCCGAGGACGTGATGACCGACGGCCCCGACCATGCCGCCGACGCTGCTCGCTACGCCGTCATGCACGCCAACGTCCGCTGGGGAACCGGCCGGGTCTCGGCGGGCAACTACTGA
- a CDS encoding DUF5906 domain-containing protein, with amino-acid sequence MPASSPAAEAAPAPALTWLADLHPAVQSRICHGSNEPDALIPYIAHLSGEELRPILTDRAFPGLCVTLEPGEARDREVTRLVRLAAWHRETWAHGAMPEELNDHAFVRHYGNKPVVVHWSAGGELVHQAIGDFKNSHIDRFMPAVDPKTGQLVRAPLATAWLTHPNTPRYDRVEFLPGDTDPPPGVLNLWRGWPCRDDVTDDSEGEPVWCQRFLAHMRENVCGGDHETYWYLLGWMADALQNPHRTSEVAVVLRGPQGSGKTLWAKLFMELFAPHTLTLDKPDHLTGSFNKHLQDKSIIFADEAFFAGNRQHAATLKTLITGDEIFVHPKGVDGFMAKKLFRLIIASNDEHVIRAEGDDRRYLVLTVDAGEHNQSAAYFGAIVDEWREGGRAALFQWLRGAYWRKMLESGAWDVRDRPKTAALQAQKDMSLSPATRLVHNMLRDGEVPGLYGADEKRGFVFVATRALQEAGRLGEEHERGLGEALCVLAGAGASSVRAYLGEGHARRQWRGYWLPPLDECRRRWEAHLGRKVEWPAGITTWGFEGQPPEPDDDLPF; translated from the coding sequence ATGCCCGCTTCATCTCCCGCCGCTGAGGCGGCCCCGGCCCCTGCGCTCACCTGGCTGGCCGACCTGCACCCCGCCGTGCAGTCCCGCATCTGCCACGGCTCGAACGAGCCCGACGCGCTCATACCCTACATCGCGCACCTGTCCGGTGAGGAGCTGCGACCGATCCTCACCGACCGCGCCTTCCCCGGCCTGTGCGTTACCCTTGAGCCCGGAGAGGCCCGCGACCGGGAGGTGACGCGCCTTGTCCGGCTGGCTGCCTGGCATCGAGAGACGTGGGCCCACGGCGCGATGCCCGAAGAGCTGAACGACCACGCCTTCGTCCGCCACTACGGCAACAAGCCGGTGGTGGTGCATTGGTCGGCGGGCGGGGAGCTCGTTCACCAGGCCATAGGCGACTTCAAGAATTCGCATATCGACCGCTTCATGCCCGCCGTGGACCCGAAGACGGGGCAGCTCGTCCGCGCCCCGCTCGCCACCGCCTGGCTGACCCACCCGAACACCCCGCGCTATGACCGAGTGGAGTTCCTGCCCGGCGACACCGACCCGCCGCCCGGAGTGCTCAACCTCTGGCGCGGCTGGCCCTGCCGCGATGACGTGACCGACGACAGTGAGGGCGAGCCCGTGTGGTGCCAGCGGTTCCTCGCGCACATGCGGGAGAACGTGTGCGGGGGCGACCACGAAACGTACTGGTACCTGCTCGGCTGGATGGCCGATGCTCTGCAAAACCCGCACCGCACTTCCGAGGTGGCCGTTGTGCTCCGGGGGCCGCAAGGCTCTGGCAAGACGCTCTGGGCCAAGCTGTTTATGGAGCTGTTCGCCCCGCACACGCTAACCCTCGACAAGCCCGACCACCTGACCGGCAGCTTCAACAAACACCTGCAGGACAAGAGCATCATCTTCGCGGATGAGGCCTTCTTTGCCGGCAACCGGCAGCATGCCGCCACGCTCAAGACACTCATCACTGGCGATGAGATATTCGTGCATCCCAAGGGCGTGGACGGCTTCATGGCGAAGAAGCTCTTTCGCCTCATCATCGCCAGCAACGACGAGCACGTGATCCGGGCCGAGGGCGACGACCGGCGCTACCTTGTGCTGACCGTGGACGCAGGGGAGCACAACCAGAGCGCCGCCTACTTCGGGGCCATCGTGGACGAGTGGCGCGAAGGCGGCCGAGCCGCGCTGTTCCAGTGGCTGCGCGGTGCCTATTGGCGCAAGATGCTGGAAAGCGGCGCGTGGGACGTGCGGGACCGGCCGAAGACGGCCGCGCTGCAAGCACAGAAGGATATGAGCCTGTCTCCCGCCACGCGGTTGGTGCACAACATGTTGCGCGATGGCGAGGTGCCGGGCCTGTACGGGGCCGACGAGAAGCGCGGCTTCGTGTTCGTCGCCACGCGGGCATTGCAGGAGGCAGGCCGCCTTGGTGAGGAGCACGAGCGCGGGCTGGGCGAGGCCCTATGTGTGCTTGCCGGTGCAGGGGCGTCGAGCGTCCGTGCCTACCTGGGCGAAGGCCATGCCCGCCGCCAGTGGCGCGGTTACTGGCTTCCGCCGCTGGACGAATGCCGCCGCCGCTGGGAGGCGCACCTGGGGCGCAAGGTGGAATGGCCTGCTGGCATCACGACCTGGGGCTTCGAGGGCCAGCCGCCCGAGCCGGACGACGACTTGCCGTTCTGA